In Anopheles gambiae chromosome 2, idAnoGambNW_F1_1, whole genome shotgun sequence, a single window of DNA contains:
- the LOC1281509 gene encoding uncharacterized protein LOC1281509 isoform X2 codes for MFMDDSGIESGDKLESLFIDELASFGEDQLLTDTAAPALLKGPVDSDAESDIYSKLNDFDVVFENPGERPDPIRAAVAAAAAPVPDSDLRLPRHQPSSGAGGRKVLTSDNSTDSFASSTATSSGAPVSSGANGDEGGGQRDHGACTVPQLSTCKILQRKLELKVERAKRNYRQMYHDGGQDPIEKEPKISSLIPISRLPIPAGRESHQLVDVNTGFNSDDELENVSFFPRPNRKGSGGGSTRQELSDTFSIQEMTIESDNDELDFEQCRKMSDSKGYRKILNRGCSGAAGKDDYLDNDTLDEDDDSQNLELLPPKGGGYALKEQLRRLFCCCFVKSNDFL; via the exons ATGTTTATGGACGACAGTGGCATCGAGAGCGGCGACAAGCTGGAATCGCTGTTCATCGACGAACTGGCCAGCTTCGGGGAGGACCAGCTGTTAACGGACACTGCTGCA CCTGCGCTTCTTAAGGGTCCCGTGGACTCGGACGCCGAAAGTGACATCTACTCCAAGCTGAACGATTTCGATGTGGTGTTTGAAAATCCGGGCGAACGGCCCGACCCGATTCGAGCGGCCGTAGCAGCGGCGGCCGCTCCCGTGCCCGATTCCGACCTCCGTCTTCCGCGGCACCAGCCGTCCAGTGGCGCCGGCGGACGCAAGGTTCTGACGAGTGACAACAGTACCGATTCGTTCGCTTCCTCCACGGCCACGTCCAGCGGAGCGCCGGTGTCTTCCGGCGCGAATGGAGACGAAGGTGGTGGGCAGCGCGATCACGGCGCTTGCACGGTGCCGCAGCTCAGCACGTGCAAGATATTGCAGCGCAAGCTGGAGCTGAAGGTGGAACGCGCCAAACGCAACTACCGCCAGATGTACCACGATGGGGGCCAG GATCCAATCGAAAAGGAGCCGAAGATTAGCAGCCTCATACCGATCTCGCGCCTTCCGATACCGGCCGGGCGGGAAAGCCACCAGCTGGTGGACGTCAACACCGGCTTCAACAGTGACGACGAGCTCGAGAATGTGTCGTTCTTTCCGCGCCCTAATCGGAAGGGCAGCGGCGGAGGCAGCACGCGCCAGGAGCTGTCCGACACGTTCAGCATCCAGGAGATGACGATCGAGTCGGACAACGACGAGCTGGACTTTGAGCAGTGCCGCAAGATGTCGGACAGCAAGGGCTACCGGAAGATACTGAACCGCGGGTGCTCGGGCGCGGCCGGCAAGGACGACTATCTGGACAACGATACGCTGGACGAGGATGACGATTCGCAGAACCTGGAGCTGCTGCCACCGAAGGGCGGCGGTTACGCGCTGAAGGAGCAGCTGCGGCgactgttttgctgctgcttcgtaAAGAGTAACGATTTCCTGTGA
- the LOC1281509 gene encoding uncharacterized protein LOC1281509 isoform X1, producing the protein MFMDDSGIESGDKLESLFIDELASFGEDQLLTDTAAPALLKGPVDSDAESDIYSKLNDFDVVFENPGERPDPIRAAVAAAAAPVPDSDLRLPRHQPSSGAGGRKVLTSDNSTDSFASSTATSSGAPVSSGANGDEGGGQRDHGACTVPQLSTCKILQRKLELKVERAKRNYRQMYHDGGQQDPIEKEPKISSLIPISRLPIPAGRESHQLVDVNTGFNSDDELENVSFFPRPNRKGSGGGSTRQELSDTFSIQEMTIESDNDELDFEQCRKMSDSKGYRKILNRGCSGAAGKDDYLDNDTLDEDDDSQNLELLPPKGGGYALKEQLRRLFCCCFVKSNDFL; encoded by the exons ATGTTTATGGACGACAGTGGCATCGAGAGCGGCGACAAGCTGGAATCGCTGTTCATCGACGAACTGGCCAGCTTCGGGGAGGACCAGCTGTTAACGGACACTGCTGCA CCTGCGCTTCTTAAGGGTCCCGTGGACTCGGACGCCGAAAGTGACATCTACTCCAAGCTGAACGATTTCGATGTGGTGTTTGAAAATCCGGGCGAACGGCCCGACCCGATTCGAGCGGCCGTAGCAGCGGCGGCCGCTCCCGTGCCCGATTCCGACCTCCGTCTTCCGCGGCACCAGCCGTCCAGTGGCGCCGGCGGACGCAAGGTTCTGACGAGTGACAACAGTACCGATTCGTTCGCTTCCTCCACGGCCACGTCCAGCGGAGCGCCGGTGTCTTCCGGCGCGAATGGAGACGAAGGTGGTGGGCAGCGCGATCACGGCGCTTGCACGGTGCCGCAGCTCAGCACGTGCAAGATATTGCAGCGCAAGCTGGAGCTGAAGGTGGAACGCGCCAAACGCAACTACCGCCAGATGTACCACGATGGGGGCCAG CAGGATCCAATCGAAAAGGAGCCGAAGATTAGCAGCCTCATACCGATCTCGCGCCTTCCGATACCGGCCGGGCGGGAAAGCCACCAGCTGGTGGACGTCAACACCGGCTTCAACAGTGACGACGAGCTCGAGAATGTGTCGTTCTTTCCGCGCCCTAATCGGAAGGGCAGCGGCGGAGGCAGCACGCGCCAGGAGCTGTCCGACACGTTCAGCATCCAGGAGATGACGATCGAGTCGGACAACGACGAGCTGGACTTTGAGCAGTGCCGCAAGATGTCGGACAGCAAGGGCTACCGGAAGATACTGAACCGCGGGTGCTCGGGCGCGGCCGGCAAGGACGACTATCTGGACAACGATACGCTGGACGAGGATGACGATTCGCAGAACCTGGAGCTGCTGCCACCGAAGGGCGGCGGTTACGCGCTGAAGGAGCAGCTGCGGCgactgttttgctgctgcttcgtaAAGAGTAACGATTTCCTGTGA